In one window of Lacticaseibacillus casei DSM 20011 = JCM 1134 = ATCC 393 DNA:
- a CDS encoding glycoside hydrolase family 13 protein — protein MFQFDSFTERRPFGAVREGTLVHFSAKADGVVTQASLVIAADGQWDQAQSLPMTQSPNGYTVTFTPPSSGLWFYHFELQTDEGRQRFGAVDGGYGGLGQTYSDNADVVSYQLTVVHAFDPVPAWYKNARFYHIFVDRFQNGNADGHVNAPKANSFIYGRQSDRPMYIRGNNGEVLRWDFYGGNLAGIQQKLPLLAARGINALYLSPIFQARSNHRYDTGDYYAIDEVLGTLHDFKQFLAAAHRQGMHVILDGVFNHVGADSRYFNAVNEYNDVGAANSLDSPYASWFSFKRFPDDYNSWWGVKDLPAINKDNQDFHNFIAAKKDSVISYWTDMGVDGWRLDVADELTDGFIRQIRSTLDQFPDRVLIGEVWEDASNKQAYGKRRQYFEGGELNAVMNYPLRSMLIDFVGGKLNAAGFVRQLMTLKENYPPNAFDFNFNNIGTHDTPRILTVLNGDRQKLKLLVSLFYWLPGVPCLYYGDEAGLTGGKDPDNRAFYPWGHEDQEIMDLYQIAIQTRIDQPALAADAAFFPFTFEDSFGFVRQNEEQTLVVLANPTCSPQALQDANTKLVPANLRSLLPVGTMVPPCSVIWQEL, from the coding sequence ATGTTTCAATTCGATTCATTTACCGAGCGGCGGCCGTTTGGGGCTGTTCGGGAGGGGACGCTGGTGCATTTTTCGGCTAAGGCTGATGGTGTTGTAACGCAGGCGTCGTTGGTGATTGCTGCGGATGGTCAGTGGGATCAGGCGCAGTCGTTGCCGATGACGCAGAGTCCGAATGGTTATACGGTTACTTTTACCCCGCCGTCTTCGGGGTTGTGGTTTTATCATTTTGAACTGCAAACCGATGAAGGCCGTCAGCGGTTTGGTGCGGTTGACGGCGGTTATGGTGGCTTGGGGCAGACTTATTCGGACAATGCGGATGTGGTTAGTTACCAGCTGACGGTGGTGCATGCGTTTGATCCCGTGCCGGCTTGGTACAAGAATGCTCGCTTTTACCATATTTTTGTGGATCGGTTTCAGAATGGCAACGCCGATGGGCATGTGAATGCTCCGAAAGCTAATTCATTTATCTATGGGCGGCAGTCGGATCGGCCGATGTATATTCGTGGGAATAACGGCGAAGTTCTGCGCTGGGATTTTTATGGCGGCAATTTGGCCGGGATTCAGCAAAAGTTGCCGCTGTTGGCCGCGCGTGGGATCAACGCGTTGTATCTCAGTCCGATTTTTCAGGCGCGTAGCAATCATCGTTATGACACCGGCGATTATTACGCGATTGATGAAGTCTTGGGTACGTTGCATGATTTTAAACAGTTTTTGGCAGCGGCGCATCGGCAGGGGATGCATGTTATTCTCGATGGTGTCTTTAACCATGTCGGTGCGGATAGTCGGTATTTCAATGCGGTGAATGAATACAATGATGTCGGGGCGGCCAACAGTTTGGATTCGCCGTATGCATCGTGGTTTTCGTTTAAGCGGTTTCCGGACGATTACAATAGCTGGTGGGGCGTGAAGGATCTGCCGGCCATTAATAAAGACAATCAGGATTTTCATAACTTTATTGCCGCCAAAAAGGATTCCGTGATCAGTTATTGGACGGATATGGGCGTTGATGGCTGGCGGTTGGATGTTGCTGACGAACTGACCGATGGCTTTATTCGGCAGATTCGAAGCACACTTGATCAGTTCCCGGACCGCGTTTTGATTGGCGAGGTGTGGGAAGATGCGTCTAATAAGCAGGCTTATGGGAAGCGCCGCCAGTATTTTGAAGGCGGTGAGCTGAATGCCGTGATGAACTACCCGTTGCGGTCGATGCTGATCGATTTTGTCGGTGGCAAGCTCAACGCGGCCGGTTTTGTTCGGCAATTGATGACGTTAAAAGAAAATTATCCGCCGAATGCGTTTGATTTTAACTTTAATAACATTGGTACCCACGATACGCCGCGGATTTTAACGGTTTTGAATGGCGACCGTCAGAAGCTGAAATTACTGGTTTCGCTTTTCTATTGGTTACCAGGGGTGCCGTGTCTGTATTACGGCGACGAAGCCGGGCTGACTGGAGGGAAGGATCCCGATAACCGTGCCTTTTATCCTTGGGGGCATGAAGATCAGGAGATTATGGATTTATATCAGATTGCGATCCAGACCCGCATCGATCAACCGGCATTGGCGGCTGATGCTGCGTTCTTTCCGTTTACTTTTGAGGACAGCTTCGGCTTTGTCCGTCAGAATGAAGAGCAGACGCTGGTGGTGTTGGCCAATCCAACCTGTTCGCCGCAAGCGTTGCAAGACGCCAATACCAAGCTAGTTCCGGCAAATCTGCGGTCATTGTTACCGGTGGGAACCATGGTGCCGCCGTGCAGCGTAATTTGGCAGGAACTTTAG
- the glgA gene encoding glycogen synthase GlgA: MLKVLFTAAESAPFYKTGGLGDVTYALPKAIKKQGVDIRVAIPFYEKKFPAKYLPKVKNLTHFTIEMGGRPVYVGLKTIKLGDVTYYLIDNRQYFDRDGLYGYWDDGGRFGFFQMAVIEMLQVIEWIPDIIHANDWHTAFIPVLLKEKYGWIRPYQNIKTQLTIHNLQFQGWFPPSILDTVFQIGRQSFNDDGFAQDGSVNWLKGGINFADLVSTVSPSYAQEIQSPAFGEHLDGTLRKQSGKLVGILNGIDAEIYDPETDPHLAYHYNAKNLKGKDKDKRVLQEEMHLPKRSDPLFAMVSRLTRQKGADLLVDALENFLVQNNVQVVILGTGDRDLEEDLLSMQDRFPGQLAVRINFDEAMAQRIYAGADFFMMPSAFEPSGLAQMMAMRYGTLPIVHETGGLRDSVTPYNAETGAGNGFSFWEYNAGVFAKILRMAKNVYADQPKVYARLQQQAMAMDFDWHHSAAAYLKGYDRILGKA, from the coding sequence GTGCTTAAAGTTCTTTTTACTGCTGCAGAAAGTGCTCCGTTTTATAAAACCGGGGGCTTAGGTGATGTCACGTATGCCTTGCCAAAAGCGATTAAAAAGCAAGGCGTCGACATTCGGGTTGCCATTCCGTTTTACGAAAAGAAATTTCCGGCTAAGTATCTGCCTAAGGTTAAGAACCTGACGCACTTTACGATTGAAATGGGTGGTCGCCCGGTTTACGTGGGTCTTAAAACGATTAAGCTGGGGGATGTGACGTATTATCTGATCGATAACCGCCAGTATTTTGATCGCGATGGCCTGTATGGTTACTGGGATGATGGCGGCCGGTTCGGTTTTTTCCAGATGGCCGTGATCGAAATGCTGCAGGTCATTGAGTGGATTCCGGATATCATTCATGCCAACGACTGGCACACGGCGTTTATTCCGGTGCTGTTGAAGGAGAAGTATGGCTGGATTCGCCCGTATCAAAATATTAAAACTCAGTTGACCATCCATAATCTGCAGTTTCAGGGATGGTTCCCGCCATCAATTCTGGACACGGTCTTTCAAATTGGCCGCCAGAGTTTTAATGATGATGGGTTTGCCCAGGATGGTTCGGTCAACTGGCTTAAAGGCGGCATCAATTTTGCCGATTTAGTGTCAACGGTGAGTCCTAGTTATGCACAGGAAATTCAATCACCGGCGTTTGGCGAGCATTTGGATGGCACATTACGCAAACAAAGTGGTAAATTAGTCGGGATCCTGAATGGGATCGATGCGGAAATATATGATCCGGAAACCGATCCGCATCTGGCGTATCATTACAACGCCAAGAATTTAAAGGGCAAAGACAAGGACAAACGCGTTTTGCAAGAAGAGATGCATTTGCCGAAGCGGTCCGATCCGTTGTTTGCGATGGTCAGTCGGCTAACCCGGCAAAAAGGTGCCGATTTACTGGTTGACGCCTTGGAGAACTTCTTGGTGCAGAATAATGTCCAAGTTGTGATCTTGGGAACCGGCGATCGCGATCTTGAAGAAGATTTACTGTCGATGCAGGATCGCTTCCCGGGTCAGTTAGCCGTGCGGATTAATTTTGACGAAGCGATGGCGCAGCGGATTTATGCTGGGGCCGACTTCTTCATGATGCCGAGTGCGTTTGAACCCAGCGGCTTAGCGCAAATGATGGCGATGCGGTATGGAACGTTGCCAATCGTGCATGAAACCGGTGGACTGCGGGATTCGGTGACGCCGTATAACGCGGAAACCGGTGCCGGTAATGGCTTTAGTTTCTGGGAGTACAATGCTGGTGTCTTTGCGAAAATCTTACGAATGGCCAAAAATGTTTACGCGGATCAGCCTAAGGTTTATGCTCGACTGCAGCAACAAGCCATGGCCATGGATTTTGACTGGCATCATTCGGCGGCTGCGTATTTGAAGGGGTATGACCGAATTTTAGGTAAAGCATGA
- a CDS encoding ArsR/SmtB family transcription factor: MMAYRSAQQEALKEFKQDIGHLNALSNTNRQRLIMMLGAAKNNSGVKVSDLADAIGLSQPATSHHLKRLKDIGMVASRHEGNMIYYYLTLDDTIARLERLASALRRQTEEYETGESQDS, translated from the coding sequence ATCATGGCGTACAGATCGGCACAACAGGAAGCGCTAAAAGAATTCAAGCAAGACATCGGTCATCTCAACGCATTGTCAAATACGAATCGTCAAAGGCTTATTATGATGCTTGGCGCCGCTAAGAATAACTCAGGCGTTAAGGTCAGTGATTTGGCCGATGCGATTGGGTTGTCACAACCGGCAACGTCACATCATTTGAAACGACTGAAGGACATCGGTATGGTCGCATCCCGGCATGAAGGGAATATGATTTATTACTACTTAACGTTAGACGACACCATTGCGCGGTTGGAACGTCTGGCCAGTGCGTTAAGGCGGCAGACGGAAGAATATGAGACAGGTGAATCACAGGATAGCTGA
- a CDS encoding branched-chain amino acid aminotransferase, protein MSVDIDWNNLGFDYMQLPYRYVAHWKDGAWDEGTLSTDPNLSLNEGSPILHYGQGAFEGLKAYRTKSGKIQLFRPDQNAHRLHNSAEKLLMPPFPEDQFVDAVKQVVAANHDYVPPYGTGATLYLRPMLIGVGPNIGVAPAKEYIFDVFAMPVGPYFKGGMVPTKFVVADQHDRAAHYGTGQAKVGGNYAASLQAGKFAHEHGYGDAIYLDPIEHKYIEEVGSANFFGISKDGKTLKTPKSPSILPSITKYSILTLAHDRFGMKTEETKIAITDLDQFGEAGACGTAAVITPIASITYNGHEHVFYSETEVGPYTKKIYDELTGIQFGDVPAPEGWIVDVPVD, encoded by the coding sequence ATGAGCGTCGATATAGATTGGAACAACCTAGGATTTGATTACATGCAACTGCCGTATCGCTATGTTGCCCACTGGAAGGACGGTGCCTGGGATGAAGGCACCCTATCCACTGACCCAAATCTAAGTCTCAACGAAGGCTCCCCGATTCTGCATTATGGCCAAGGCGCCTTCGAAGGACTCAAAGCTTACCGTACCAAATCCGGAAAAATTCAACTTTTCCGGCCGGATCAAAATGCCCATCGGCTACATAACTCTGCGGAAAAGTTATTGATGCCACCGTTCCCTGAAGACCAGTTCGTGGACGCGGTCAAACAGGTTGTAGCTGCCAACCATGACTACGTGCCGCCATATGGTACCGGCGCCACACTTTACTTGCGGCCAATGCTCATTGGGGTTGGTCCCAATATCGGTGTCGCACCGGCAAAAGAATACATTTTTGACGTCTTTGCCATGCCAGTTGGTCCTTACTTTAAAGGCGGCATGGTACCGACCAAGTTTGTTGTTGCCGATCAGCATGACCGCGCTGCCCATTATGGTACTGGCCAGGCTAAAGTCGGCGGCAACTATGCGGCTTCCTTGCAGGCCGGCAAGTTTGCACATGAACACGGCTATGGCGATGCGATCTACTTGGATCCAATTGAGCATAAGTATATCGAAGAAGTCGGGTCGGCTAACTTTTTTGGTATTTCTAAAGACGGCAAAACCTTGAAAACGCCGAAGTCTCCTTCGATTTTGCCAAGTATCACGAAGTACTCCATCTTGACACTGGCGCACGACCGGTTCGGCATGAAGACCGAGGAAACCAAGATTGCCATTACAGACTTAGATCAATTTGGCGAAGCCGGCGCGTGTGGCACTGCCGCGGTCATTACACCAATTGCCAGCATCACGTACAATGGCCATGAGCATGTCTTCTATTCCGAAACCGAAGTCGGTCCTTACACCAAGAAAATTTACGATGAGCTGACCGGCATCCAGTTTGGGGA
- a CDS encoding cation diffusion facilitator family transporter, with protein sequence MDAGRNILKDEQRRFARLKSAQHAAALNLFVYGGLTVAELWIAQLAHSRALTADGLNNLTGVASALILLWGLQISQQRPDSEHRFGHWRFQTIATLFSGLIMLVVGADVVLDGYHGLQAWAQGKVQVPGILAVYVSLAAGLAMGAISLMNHIRAKQLNSSVLRTASKDSFSDAATSTGTLLAILGAKAGWLWLDGGAALAVGILILYAAWTILRDAIFELTDGFDTKKIAAYRQTITQVPGVLGVQSIEARYAGDAVLLTIGIRVDPKMTVADSYELGEQVERKLMDKYDILDADVKTYPADLPPNDAPQDPQN encoded by the coding sequence ATGGATGCTGGCCGCAATATTTTAAAAGATGAACAGCGCCGATTTGCGCGGCTTAAAAGCGCCCAGCATGCCGCCGCGTTAAATTTATTTGTTTATGGCGGTTTGACGGTGGCTGAATTGTGGATTGCCCAGCTGGCCCATTCTCGAGCCTTGACCGCGGATGGGCTGAATAACCTGACGGGGGTGGCCTCGGCACTTATCTTGCTTTGGGGCTTACAAATTTCCCAACAGCGACCGGACAGCGAGCACCGTTTTGGCCACTGGCGGTTTCAAACAATTGCGACCTTGTTCTCCGGCTTGATTATGCTGGTGGTGGGCGCGGATGTTGTCTTGGATGGTTACCACGGCTTGCAGGCTTGGGCCCAGGGCAAAGTCCAGGTTCCGGGCATACTGGCGGTTTACGTGAGTCTGGCGGCCGGATTAGCCATGGGCGCCATCTCGTTAATGAATCATATTCGCGCCAAACAGCTGAATAGTAGTGTTTTGCGAACGGCGTCTAAGGACAGCTTCTCAGACGCTGCAACCAGCACAGGTACTTTGCTGGCCATATTGGGGGCCAAAGCCGGTTGGTTATGGCTTGATGGCGGTGCTGCGCTTGCTGTCGGGATTTTGATTTTGTATGCAGCTTGGACCATCTTGCGGGATGCCATTTTTGAACTGACAGATGGCTTTGACACCAAGAAAATTGCGGCGTATCGGCAAACGATTACCCAAGTACCCGGCGTCCTCGGCGTTCAAAGTATTGAAGCCCGGTACGCTGGCGATGCAGTTTTGCTCACGATTGGCATTCGGGTTGATCCCAAGATGACCGTTGCCGATTCTTATGAGTTAGGCGAGCAGGTTGAGCGGAAGCTGATGGATAAGTATGATATTCTCGACGCTGATGTCAAAACGTATCCGGCCGACTTGCCGCCGAATGATGCGCCGCAAGATCCGCAAAATTAA
- a CDS encoding glycogen/starch/alpha-glucan phosphorylase codes for MSLTKEQFITEFKDMALKLYAAPIEDLSSQQLYQALALLTRSYIAQPWANTKERYDEEETKQVFYFSIEFLPGRLLQSNLLNLGILDEVEAGLEELDLHPQKIFAAEADPGLGNGGLGRLASAFMDAMASVGMAGNGNGIRYQYGLFKQAFVNGYQVELPDDWMRNGFPWETRKENRAVTVKFGGWVELRPSRSGHLRVIYHNTDDVLAVPYDVAMVGYHNGVVNNLRLWSAEAPINAGPHFTLEQRERINQITQILYPDDSDNAGKELRLRQEYFFTSAGIQSIVRHYRRTHNSMAGFADRVAIHINDTHPAMAIPELMRVLMDDEHVGWDEAWRITLKVMSYTNHTLLSEALEVWPIDMFSGLLPRIYQIVQEIDRRFRLAFVPQFGQAMIDRIAPLGNGQVRMAYLATIGSHAVNGVAPIHSELLKKDVLHDLFQIFPERFNNKTNGITPRRWIQIGDRPLAHLLDKKIGTAWRQNPLALRKLHDYIDDTRFLADLNATKAENKRELAKYIDQTVHVKVDPDAIFDVQIKRLHAYKRQLLHLLGILDAYLAIKRGEKRPKRLHIFGAKAAPSYVYAKEIIKVMNAVADMVDSDPDVSPYLQVVFLPNYGVSMAEKIIPAADISEQISTAGKEASGTSNMKLMSAGALTLATLDGANIEIKNAVSDDNIEIFGLTEKEIAGYYQRGDYRSRDFYEKDPRLHAVLDMLVNGKIPGIETEGRDIYNALLMYNDEYFVLADFESYLAANARLDKLYQQPELWAKKALVNIAESGRFSADFTVQRYGREIWHVVPQTPEDDGSDTEG; via the coding sequence ATGTCATTAACGAAGGAACAATTCATCACGGAATTCAAAGATATGGCCTTGAAATTGTATGCGGCGCCGATTGAAGATCTGTCTTCGCAGCAACTTTATCAGGCGCTTGCGTTACTGACGCGGTCATATATCGCCCAGCCCTGGGCTAACACCAAGGAGCGTTATGACGAGGAAGAAACCAAACAGGTCTTTTATTTCTCGATCGAATTTTTACCGGGCCGTCTACTGCAATCAAATTTGCTGAATCTCGGGATTCTGGATGAAGTTGAAGCTGGCTTGGAGGAATTGGATCTGCATCCGCAAAAGATCTTTGCTGCGGAAGCGGATCCCGGCTTAGGTAACGGCGGGCTTGGCCGGCTGGCTTCGGCGTTTATGGATGCCATGGCCAGTGTTGGTATGGCCGGCAACGGGAATGGTATTCGCTATCAATATGGCTTGTTTAAGCAGGCGTTTGTGAATGGCTATCAGGTCGAATTGCCGGATGACTGGATGCGCAATGGTTTTCCTTGGGAGACCCGTAAGGAAAACCGCGCCGTCACCGTAAAGTTTGGTGGCTGGGTTGAGTTGCGGCCGAGTCGCAGCGGCCATTTGCGGGTGATTTATCATAATACCGATGATGTCTTGGCCGTGCCGTATGATGTGGCGATGGTTGGGTATCACAATGGTGTTGTCAATAATCTGCGGCTGTGGTCGGCTGAGGCCCCAATTAATGCCGGGCCGCATTTTACCTTGGAGCAGCGCGAACGGATTAATCAGATCACTCAGATTCTGTATCCGGATGACTCGGATAATGCTGGTAAGGAATTGCGGTTGCGGCAGGAATACTTCTTCACGAGTGCCGGCATTCAAAGTATTGTTCGTCATTATCGTCGGACTCACAACAGTATGGCCGGGTTTGCCGATCGAGTGGCGATTCATATTAACGATACCCACCCGGCGATGGCAATTCCTGAGTTGATGCGCGTGTTAATGGACGACGAGCATGTGGGCTGGGATGAAGCCTGGCGCATTACGCTCAAGGTGATGAGTTATACGAATCACACCTTGCTTTCCGAAGCATTGGAAGTCTGGCCGATTGACATGTTCAGCGGGTTGTTGCCGCGGATTTACCAGATTGTACAGGAAATCGATCGCCGCTTCCGGTTGGCCTTTGTGCCGCAATTTGGCCAGGCCATGATCGATCGCATTGCGCCGCTGGGTAACGGGCAGGTGCGCATGGCGTATCTGGCAACCATCGGCTCGCATGCGGTGAATGGGGTGGCGCCGATTCATAGTGAATTGTTGAAAAAAGATGTGCTGCATGATCTTTTCCAGATTTTCCCGGAGCGGTTTAACAATAAAACCAACGGCATTACGCCACGGCGCTGGATTCAAATCGGTGATCGGCCGCTGGCGCACTTGTTGGACAAGAAAATCGGAACGGCGTGGCGGCAGAATCCATTGGCGCTGCGCAAATTACATGATTACATTGACGACACGCGCTTTTTGGCCGATTTAAATGCGACCAAGGCGGAGAATAAGCGGGAACTGGCTAAATATATTGACCAAACTGTTCATGTGAAAGTTGATCCCGATGCCATTTTTGATGTGCAGATTAAACGGCTGCATGCTTACAAGCGCCAGTTACTGCATCTTTTAGGAATTCTGGACGCATACTTGGCAATTAAGCGTGGCGAGAAGCGACCGAAGCGGCTGCATATTTTTGGGGCAAAAGCTGCGCCTAGTTATGTGTATGCCAAGGAAATCATTAAGGTCATGAATGCGGTGGCTGATATGGTCGATAGTGATCCGGATGTCAGTCCTTATTTGCAGGTTGTCTTTTTGCCGAACTATGGCGTGTCGATGGCTGAAAAGATTATTCCGGCGGCGGATATTTCGGAGCAGATTTCGACGGCCGGCAAGGAAGCCAGCGGTACGAGTAACATGAAGCTGATGAGTGCCGGGGCGTTGACCTTGGCGACGCTGGATGGGGCTAATATCGAGATTAAGAATGCGGTTAGCGATGATAATATCGAGATCTTCGGGTTAACCGAAAAAGAGATTGCCGGGTACTATCAGCGCGGCGATTATCGGTCGCGGGACTTTTATGAAAAGGATCCGCGGTTGCATGCCGTGTTGGATATGCTCGTGAATGGGAAGATTCCGGGGATTGAGACGGAAGGCCGCGATATTTACAATGCTCTGTTGATGTACAATGATGAGTATTTTGTGCTGGCGGATTTTGAGAGTTATCTGGCGGCTAATGCGCGGTTGGATAAGCTTTATCAGCAGCCGGAGCTTTGGGCGAAGAAGGCGTTGGTTAATATTGCGGAGAGTGGCCGGTTCTCGGCGGACTTTACGGTTCAGCGGTATGGCCGCGAGATTTGGCATGTGGTTCCGCAAACGCCTGAGGATGATGGTAGTGACACTGAAGGATAA
- the glgD gene encoding glucose-1-phosphate adenylyltransferase subunit GlgD yields MRKGDLAAIIDLNEKDDQIQPLTAARPIGTLPFAGRYRLIDFPLSSLDHANVRSVAIFLPKSGRSVTDHIRSGSTWNMDQITGGIFTYPYMAGRDYEDPQLRARYYDDYLQFLRKSSVQYTIIMGTQNVANVDVDAIVAYHQAGESPVTAVYKNLPETAMQPEDLTLDMTELGTASSVVPASENRGHLKEGKIPAFMDIYLIGTIDLIDLLIDASEAPTFKRLPQIMREAVLQNNANAFEYTGFLAKLNTFQRYYDANMSMLEDQNYQALLYSANSIETKNKNEIPTYFSTESKVTNSLLGTGDFIEGDVNHSILFRNVHIHRDALVDHSIVMQGSKVGTGSSVKYAILDNGVIIGPNLALEGTPEEPLVFAKNQKVFQPDGKGVTARA; encoded by the coding sequence ATGAGAAAAGGCGATTTAGCAGCAATCATTGATCTGAATGAAAAAGACGACCAAATTCAGCCATTGACGGCAGCCCGCCCGATCGGCACCCTGCCATTTGCAGGACGCTACCGGCTCATTGATTTTCCGCTGTCATCACTGGATCACGCGAATGTTCGCAGTGTGGCGATTTTCCTGCCTAAATCCGGGCGTAGTGTGACCGACCACATCCGCAGCGGGTCCACCTGGAACATGGATCAGATCACGGGCGGCATTTTCACGTATCCGTATATGGCCGGCCGCGATTACGAAGATCCGCAACTGCGGGCTCGTTATTATGACGACTATCTGCAATTTCTGCGTAAGAGCAGCGTCCAATACACGATCATTATGGGCACGCAAAATGTTGCCAATGTCGATGTGGACGCGATTGTGGCGTACCATCAAGCCGGTGAAAGTCCCGTCACCGCCGTTTACAAAAATTTACCCGAAACGGCGATGCAGCCTGAGGATCTCACGTTGGACATGACCGAATTGGGGACTGCCAGCTCAGTTGTGCCGGCCTCGGAAAACCGCGGTCACCTTAAAGAAGGTAAAATTCCGGCGTTCATGGACATTTACCTCATCGGCACCATTGACTTGATTGATTTACTGATCGACGCATCCGAAGCACCAACCTTCAAGCGCCTGCCGCAGATCATGCGCGAAGCCGTGTTGCAAAATAATGCCAATGCGTTTGAGTACACCGGCTTTTTGGCCAAACTCAATACATTTCAGCGTTACTATGATGCCAACATGAGTATGCTGGAGGATCAGAATTATCAGGCGTTGCTCTACAGTGCCAACTCGATTGAAACCAAGAATAAGAACGAAATTCCGACGTACTTCTCAACCGAATCAAAAGTGACGAACAGCTTGCTCGGCACCGGTGATTTCATTGAAGGTGACGTTAACCATTCGATCCTTTTCCGCAATGTCCACATTCATCGGGATGCGCTGGTTGATCACAGCATCGTCATGCAAGGCAGCAAGGTTGGCACTGGCTCCAGCGTGAAGTATGCGATTCTGGACAATGGCGTGATCATCGGGCCGAATCTGGCTTTGGAAGGCACCCCGGAAGAACCGCTTGTATTCGCCAAGAATCAGAAAGTCTTTCAGCCAGATGGTAAGGGAGTGACGGCTCGTGCTTAA
- a CDS encoding HAD hydrolase family protein, which produces MKFIFDVDGTLSFDGQKIDQRILMLLERLKERRHEVVFASARPIWDLIPIVGPFANDSLIGGNGSIVSQHGKITFCRTIDNDDYQYVKTLIAKEKLDYIVDGSWDYAACLSSGSPIFKQLDPGHLAHRRPLKDILQPIKIILLNLTDQQMVQLFDSLQTETSLSIVASLGEHNLDLTTRDVNKYTTAQSLFPGDYVAFGNDSNDQALLLHAKISVWIGSLLTAKRAGIDHPDQWYPASNVGVLKAIDGLLKDESFKN; this is translated from the coding sequence GTGAAGTTTATTTTTGATGTTGATGGAACGCTCAGTTTTGACGGACAAAAAATTGACCAACGTATTCTAATGTTGCTTGAACGGCTCAAAGAACGGCGTCATGAAGTCGTTTTTGCATCTGCACGACCGATCTGGGACCTCATTCCTATTGTGGGGCCTTTCGCTAATGATTCATTAATTGGCGGTAATGGTTCCATTGTCTCTCAACATGGGAAAATCACTTTTTGTCGAACAATCGACAATGATGATTATCAATACGTGAAAACGCTTATTGCAAAAGAAAAACTAGATTACATTGTTGATGGGTCATGGGATTATGCGGCATGCTTAAGTTCGGGTAGTCCCATTTTTAAACAGTTAGACCCAGGGCACTTGGCGCATAGACGCCCTTTAAAGGATATCCTACAGCCGATCAAGATTATCCTCCTAAATCTAACTGACCAACAGATGGTGCAGCTTTTTGACAGTCTGCAAACTGAGACATCGTTATCTATAGTGGCTTCTCTTGGTGAACATAACCTTGATTTAACCACTCGCGACGTAAATAAGTATACGACTGCACAATCACTGTTTCCTGGTGACTATGTGGCATTTGGTAACGACTCAAATGACCAGGCTTTATTGCTGCACGCTAAAATAAGTGTTTGGATCGGTTCGTTATTGACTGCTAAGCGCGCAGGCATCGATCATCCTGATCAGTGGTATCCTGCATCAAATGTGGGCGTTCTAAAAGCTATAGACGGATTGCTCAAAGACGAGTCTTTTAAAAATTAG